In one Clostridia bacterium genomic region, the following are encoded:
- a CDS encoding sigma 54-interacting transcriptional regulator, producing MAIDNAAEDRYRTLLDMSSAIAAQPNVEAILRSLRRLLSAVVLFDSVSLVLLDASEQSVRLIAFDRRPDPAVDIGIEVALGHTTLGRAIQERKPVYIADAKSELSKVPELASRVSIDSVQNAYVFPISTSRKKYGALVFANPTSGEFSPDIVELMTSVSSHVAVALESALATDAAESYQRQLAEERDRFRLLLDINNFVISKLEMNELFRSAAASIRKYFGNDFTGFWLVNKNSRQLDRAVLDFPVSRGFLPDIPVHDLTDEDFRRLRTRQPELLSLPEIEKLPHLVREHLKAESITAIAIAPLATANGPLGLIAMGSRRPNSFGQADLDLLGQISIQISLALDNALAYGRLDASRNLLEEERLYLESEIRSEYNFEDIVGKSPALRKVLDQVAIVAPTDSTVLLHGETGTGKELIARAIHSLSPRNNRTFVRLNCAAIPSGLVESELFGHEKGAFTGALMQKRGRFELADHGTLFLDEIGDISLELQPKLLRALQEQEFERLGSTRTIHVDARLITATHRDLAAMIRNNQFREDLFYRLNVFPIEIPPLRERREDIPLLVHYFVSRLARRMRKHIKSIPKHAMVALTNAPWPGNIRELENLMERAVILTQGDELTLPLAELKRSEIRSAATVSTFHQAERQTIIDALKATSGRIAGKDGAAERLGLKRTTLQNKMRRLAIKKTDY from the coding sequence ATGGCTATTGATAATGCCGCCGAGGATCGGTATCGGACGCTACTCGACATGTCGAGTGCCATAGCGGCACAGCCGAATGTCGAAGCAATTCTCCGCAGTTTGCGTCGACTCTTGTCGGCCGTCGTACTCTTCGACTCGGTAAGTTTGGTGTTGCTGGATGCCAGCGAGCAATCAGTGCGTCTCATTGCATTTGATCGACGCCCAGATCCCGCAGTTGACATCGGCATCGAAGTAGCACTTGGACACACAACCCTCGGGCGAGCAATACAAGAACGGAAGCCTGTATACATCGCTGACGCAAAAAGTGAATTGTCAAAAGTACCAGAGCTGGCGTCGCGGGTGTCGATCGATTCTGTGCAGAACGCATACGTGTTCCCGATCTCAACATCAAGAAAAAAGTACGGGGCACTCGTGTTCGCCAATCCTACTTCGGGCGAGTTCTCTCCAGACATTGTGGAGCTGATGACTTCGGTGTCGTCGCACGTTGCGGTAGCCCTGGAGAGTGCACTTGCGACCGATGCGGCAGAGTCGTACCAGCGTCAGCTAGCGGAAGAACGTGACAGGTTCCGTCTCCTGCTCGACATCAACAACTTCGTTATATCGAAGCTGGAAATGAACGAACTCTTTCGTTCGGCAGCTGCGTCGATCCGGAAGTACTTCGGGAATGACTTTACCGGCTTTTGGCTGGTGAACAAGAATTCAAGGCAGTTGGATCGTGCTGTCCTTGACTTCCCCGTGAGCAGGGGGTTCCTTCCCGATATTCCCGTTCACGACCTTACTGACGAAGATTTTAGGAGGTTACGCACTCGCCAGCCCGAACTCTTGTCACTGCCGGAGATTGAAAAGCTTCCACACCTGGTGCGCGAGCACTTAAAAGCTGAATCGATTACCGCAATCGCGATTGCTCCGCTGGCAACAGCCAACGGACCACTCGGATTAATCGCGATGGGGAGCAGGCGCCCGAACAGCTTCGGACAAGCGGACCTCGATTTGCTGGGGCAGATCAGTATCCAGATTTCGCTTGCTCTCGATAATGCGCTTGCGTACGGAAGGCTGGACGCTTCCAGGAATCTCCTGGAAGAAGAACGTTTGTACCTCGAATCCGAAATTCGCTCGGAATACAATTTCGAGGACATCGTGGGGAAGAGTCCCGCGTTACGTAAAGTTTTGGACCAGGTTGCAATCGTCGCTCCAACGGACTCGACGGTGCTCTTGCACGGTGAGACAGGTACTGGCAAGGAATTGATTGCCCGAGCGATCCACAGCCTCAGTCCGAGGAACAACCGAACATTCGTCAGGCTCAACTGTGCTGCGATTCCATCGGGGTTGGTGGAGAGCGAACTGTTTGGACACGAGAAAGGGGCATTCACCGGCGCTTTGATGCAGAAGCGTGGCCGATTTGAACTTGCCGACCACGGCACACTCTTCCTGGACGAGATCGGCGACATCAGCCTGGAACTGCAGCCGAAGTTGCTGCGTGCCCTGCAGGAGCAAGAATTTGAACGGCTCGGCAGCACAAGGACCATTCATGTTGACGCCCGCCTGATCACCGCCACACATCGCGACCTGGCTGCGATGATCCGAAACAATCAGTTTCGCGAGGACCTGTTCTACAGACTAAACGTTTTCCCAATCGAGATCCCTCCGCTTCGTGAACGCCGCGAAGATATCCCCCTCCTTGTTCATTACTTTGTGTCTCGACTCGCTCGGCGGATGCGAAAGCACATCAAGTCGATTCCGAAACATGCGATGGTGGCGCTGACGAACGCGCCATGGCCAGGCAACATTCGGGAGCTGGAAAACCTCATGGAGCGTGCCGTCATTCTCACCCAAGGCGACGAGCTGACTCTTCCACTTGCTGAGCTGAAAAGGTCCGAGATCAGAAGCGCTGCCACGGTATCTACTTTTCACCAGGCGGAGCGTCAGACAATCATCGACGCGCTGAAAGCCACATCAGGCAGGATCGCTGGCAAGGATGGGGCGGCAGAACGCCTCGGTCTGAAACGGACTACGCTGCAAAACAAGATGCGGCGATTAGCGATCAAGAAAACGGATTACTAA
- a CDS encoding zinc-dependent metalloprotease translates to MKRSGCNLLTQAILIILLAAFCMAKEGRPQDPKPQAPAPAPAQEAKAEGDRQARPAAEAASPTDPKPYDKVITKDAKSKRGVFAIHQVKDKWFYEIPKSELGRDFLWAVQFSNAPMGEDRGGRVSLTRVIRWERNNNKVYLREIKYGMVAEPNAAIARGVAASNSNTILAAFNVEAVGQDEAAVIDVTKLFTSEMKELGPSKGTIDASRSFIDRIAVFPQNVEVEATATFTAPPPPMPPRPGMAPGAPRPPVSSTYVLHYSMVKLPEKPMMPRLFDDRIGYFPVAQIDFGRDEQKVVRRQYIAHWRLEKKDPSAAMSEPVKPIIYYIDPATPKQFVPYLKEAVEKWQVAFEAAGFKNAILAKEVPSPEEDSEWSAEDVRNTVIRWLPSTTENAMGPHVADPRSGEILNGNISVYHNILNLVRSWYFIQVSPLDARAQKLPLPDDLMGKLLGYVVTHEVGHTLGLMHNMKASSQYPVDKLRDPKWVHTMGHTPSIMDYARFNYVAQPEDGVDPNDGIPGIGVYDKWAIAWGYKPIPNAKSPDDEFPTLNEWAREQDKNPYLRYADDAAAFSGYDPGEQMEAVGDADAVKSTALGVKNLERVAANLLSATTSETGQPYEDLQLMYGRLIGQWTTEMAHVVRIVGGISRNNKHIGQEGTVYEPVSSARQREAVKFLNQNAFTTPRMFLNPEILNRIDPVGAPARIGKAQGDLLRSLLAPQRLLRIDAMAATNQGTAIGVGDLLRDVRTGVWSELYGAGPVKVDTFRRNLQRSYIEHLDKQLSSSDSAAVHAFYRDDLLTIRADLKSAMSRATERSTRAHLRDIEARIAKTLDPKTQAPAANAPNPHPGISNDDARLLPCWHDFQMD, encoded by the coding sequence ATGAAGAGGTCAGGTTGCAACCTGCTCACGCAGGCAATATTAATCATACTCTTGGCCGCGTTCTGCATGGCAAAGGAGGGTCGCCCGCAAGATCCGAAGCCGCAGGCGCCGGCTCCAGCTCCAGCGCAGGAGGCCAAAGCGGAAGGCGATCGTCAGGCGCGTCCTGCCGCTGAGGCGGCATCACCGACAGATCCAAAACCATACGACAAGGTAATAACGAAGGATGCCAAGTCGAAGCGCGGCGTATTCGCCATCCATCAGGTGAAGGACAAGTGGTTCTACGAGATCCCCAAGAGCGAACTTGGCCGGGATTTCCTGTGGGCCGTGCAGTTTTCCAACGCTCCAATGGGCGAGGACCGCGGCGGCCGTGTTTCGCTTACCCGCGTTATTCGCTGGGAGCGGAACAATAATAAGGTCTACCTCCGCGAGATAAAGTACGGAATGGTTGCCGAACCGAACGCAGCGATTGCACGCGGCGTGGCCGCATCCAACTCGAACACGATTCTTGCGGCGTTCAACGTAGAAGCAGTAGGCCAAGACGAAGCCGCAGTCATCGACGTAACCAAGCTGTTCACGTCGGAGATGAAAGAGCTCGGCCCCTCAAAGGGAACAATCGACGCCTCGCGTTCTTTTATTGACCGCATCGCTGTTTTCCCGCAGAACGTCGAAGTTGAGGCTACGGCCACGTTCACAGCTCCTCCTCCGCCTATGCCGCCGAGGCCCGGGATGGCCCCTGGAGCTCCGCGCCCGCCCGTCAGCTCAACATACGTTCTTCACTACAGCATGGTGAAGTTGCCGGAAAAGCCCATGATGCCGCGTCTGTTTGACGACCGCATCGGGTACTTCCCGGTTGCGCAGATCGACTTCGGCCGTGATGAGCAGAAGGTTGTGCGGCGCCAATACATCGCCCACTGGCGGCTGGAAAAAAAGGATCCGTCTGCGGCTATGTCTGAGCCAGTGAAGCCGATTATCTATTACATCGATCCAGCTACGCCGAAGCAATTCGTGCCCTACTTGAAGGAAGCGGTCGAAAAATGGCAAGTCGCGTTCGAAGCGGCGGGTTTCAAGAACGCCATCCTCGCGAAAGAAGTACCGTCTCCTGAAGAAGATTCTGAGTGGAGCGCAGAAGACGTGCGCAACACCGTAATACGCTGGCTACCCTCGACCACCGAAAACGCGATGGGACCGCACGTCGCCGATCCGCGCTCAGGCGAGATTCTGAACGGCAACATCTCCGTTTATCACAACATTCTGAACCTGGTCCGTTCCTGGTATTTCATTCAGGTTTCCCCGCTGGATGCGCGTGCGCAGAAGTTACCCCTTCCGGACGATCTCATGGGGAAACTACTCGGCTATGTGGTAACCCACGAAGTGGGCCATACCCTTGGCCTTATGCACAACATGAAGGCTAGTTCGCAATATCCGGTCGACAAGCTGCGTGATCCCAAGTGGGTCCATACTATGGGGCACACGCCGTCGATCATGGACTATGCCCGCTTCAACTACGTGGCACAGCCTGAAGACGGAGTAGATCCGAACGACGGGATTCCCGGAATCGGCGTTTACGACAAATGGGCGATTGCATGGGGATACAAGCCGATTCCCAACGCCAAGTCACCCGACGATGAGTTTCCAACGCTGAACGAGTGGGCACGCGAGCAGGATAAGAATCCATACTTGCGGTATGCCGACGATGCAGCGGCATTCTCCGGCTATGACCCCGGCGAGCAGATGGAAGCTGTTGGAGACGCCGACGCGGTGAAATCCACGGCGCTGGGCGTCAAGAATCTCGAACGTGTCGCGGCCAATTTGCTCTCGGCCACCACCTCGGAGACCGGGCAACCATACGAAGACCTGCAGTTGATGTACGGTCGCCTGATTGGCCAGTGGACCACGGAGATGGCGCATGTCGTGCGGATCGTTGGCGGCATTTCCCGCAACAACAAGCACATCGGGCAGGAGGGCACAGTTTATGAACCAGTATCCTCGGCCCGCCAGCGCGAAGCCGTGAAGTTCCTGAACCAGAACGCCTTCACAACACCGCGTATGTTCCTCAATCCGGAAATCCTGAATCGGATCGACCCGGTCGGAGCGCCTGCCAGGATCGGCAAAGCGCAGGGAGATTTGCTCCGGTCACTGTTGGCGCCGCAACGCCTGCTTAGGATTGACGCCATGGCTGCCACAAATCAGGGCACCGCGATTGGCGTCGGTGACCTGCTGCGCGACGTCCGCACGGGTGTTTGGAGCGAGTTGTACGGAGCCGGCCCGGTCAAGGTCGATACGTTCCGCCGCAATCTTCAGCGCTCATACATCGAGCATCTCGACAAGCAGCTGAGTTCGAGCGACTCGGCCGCCGTCCATGCGTTCTACCGGGATGACTTGTTAACGATTCGTGCTGACCTTAAGTCGGCCATGTCTCGCGCAACCGAGCGTTCGACTCGCGCGCATCTTCGTGACATTGAGGCGCGGATCGCAAAAACGCTGGACCCAAAGACGCAAGCGCCCGCGGCCAACGCGCCCAATCCTCACCCCGGGATATCGAATGACGATGCCCGCTTGCTCCCCTGCTGGCACGACTTCCAGATGGACTGA
- a CDS encoding cytochrome c biogenesis protein CcdA gives MVVLVPMMSAQDDEDGEPVTWSLSAPSKTTLKLGEKLNARLTAKIAEGWHLYSISQPPGGPTITRITVPSTQPFKLAGVVRGPVPHTKFDQNFNLDTEYYETKAAFTVPVQVSANAPQGKTKLKVEVLFQACNDRRCTIPLTVAVEAPVTIGAGSTAQVDEERPGTEAAAASTSSQPPSPPADGVQGAVSSEPAPSSGSETPVSPNDKQPSAAGQQSIGSFIWLAIVMGALSLLTPCVFPMVPITVSYFTNHSAGSRKSAVGTALIYSIGIILTFTGLGMLLALVVGAGSVNVFAANPWVNLLITAIFLGFAFSLFGAYFIQVPPSLMSKLSRISRNKEGGGIIGALLMGFTFTLTSFTCTAPFVGTLLVMAAQGNWRWPLVGMLAFSSVFALPFFLLALAPQMLSQLPKSGGWLNSIKVVMGFLEIAAAMKFLSNADLVWHWGIFTREFVLATWIGIGILMVLYVLGRVQFAHDTPSDHVSAPRIAIAIVFLAVTIYLVPGLLGKRLGELDSFLPPATQETSASAAVGTPVKSADSWLVDDYEGALAAAKREQKLVFVDFTGYTCTNCRWMEANMFPRPEIERELQKHVRVRLYTDGEGEIYKRHQKMQQERFGSVALPFYALLNADGSKVATFAGLTRDPAEFAAFLQRAQAPQGK, from the coding sequence ATGGTAGTTCTTGTGCCCATGATGTCGGCGCAGGATGATGAAGACGGCGAACCGGTGACGTGGTCATTGAGTGCTCCTTCTAAAACTACGCTTAAGTTAGGTGAGAAACTTAATGCTCGCTTGACAGCGAAGATTGCAGAAGGGTGGCACCTTTACTCGATTTCGCAACCGCCGGGCGGACCAACGATAACGCGAATCACGGTCCCGTCCACACAGCCTTTCAAACTTGCCGGAGTCGTCCGCGGTCCGGTACCACATACGAAATTTGATCAGAACTTTAATCTCGATACTGAGTACTACGAGACGAAGGCCGCGTTCACAGTACCAGTCCAGGTAAGTGCAAACGCTCCGCAGGGCAAGACCAAACTTAAGGTCGAAGTGCTGTTTCAGGCCTGCAACGACCGGAGATGCACGATACCGCTCACTGTGGCGGTGGAAGCCCCTGTCACGATTGGCGCTGGCTCAACAGCCCAGGTAGACGAGGAACGCCCAGGTACAGAAGCGGCGGCCGCCAGCACGAGTTCGCAGCCGCCCTCGCCACCGGCAGATGGCGTCCAAGGCGCTGTCTCCTCCGAGCCAGCACCCTCTAGCGGCAGTGAGACACCCGTATCTCCCAACGATAAACAGCCTTCTGCTGCAGGGCAGCAGTCGATCGGTTCTTTCATTTGGCTTGCGATCGTAATGGGGGCGCTGTCGCTCCTGACCCCGTGCGTCTTTCCAATGGTTCCGATCACAGTCTCGTATTTCACGAACCATTCAGCTGGTAGCCGGAAAAGTGCTGTCGGCACCGCTCTTATATATTCAATCGGTATCATCCTCACCTTCACTGGTCTAGGCATGTTGCTGGCCCTGGTGGTTGGCGCGGGCAGCGTCAACGTGTTTGCGGCCAATCCGTGGGTCAACCTGCTCATCACCGCCATCTTCCTGGGATTCGCCTTCAGCCTGTTTGGCGCGTACTTCATACAGGTTCCGCCTAGCCTGATGTCGAAGCTTTCCCGAATCAGCAGGAATAAAGAGGGGGGCGGAATCATCGGCGCGTTGTTGATGGGGTTCACTTTCACGCTGACCTCATTCACTTGTACAGCACCGTTCGTCGGAACGCTGCTTGTGATGGCGGCACAAGGTAACTGGCGTTGGCCGCTGGTCGGCATGTTGGCTTTTTCCAGCGTCTTTGCGTTGCCTTTCTTTTTGCTTGCGCTCGCACCGCAAATGCTGTCGCAGTTGCCTAAGTCCGGCGGCTGGCTGAACTCCATCAAGGTTGTGATGGGCTTCCTGGAAATTGCCGCTGCGATGAAGTTCCTGTCAAATGCCGACCTGGTCTGGCATTGGGGAATATTCACCCGTGAATTTGTGCTGGCGACCTGGATAGGAATTGGCATCTTGATGGTGCTTTACGTGTTGGGCCGGGTGCAATTTGCGCACGATACCCCGTCAGATCATGTAAGCGCTCCGCGCATAGCCATAGCAATTGTCTTCCTCGCCGTCACGATTTACCTCGTTCCGGGACTGTTGGGAAAGCGCCTTGGAGAATTGGATTCTTTCCTGCCGCCAGCGACGCAAGAGACCAGTGCGTCAGCGGCCGTGGGCACGCCCGTTAAATCGGCGGATTCATGGCTCGTCGACGACTATGAAGGGGCACTCGCGGCGGCGAAGCGGGAACAGAAGCTTGTGTTCGTGGACTTTACAGGCTACACCTGCACAAACTGCCGGTGGATGGAAGCCAATATGTTTCCTCGCCCTGAGATAGAGCGGGAGCTTCAGAAACATGTGCGTGTGCGCCTATATACCGACGGCGAGGGAGAAATTTACAAGCGGCACCAGAAGATGCAACAGGAAAGGTTTGGAAGCGTTGCCTTGCCGTTCTATGCGCTACTCAATGCAGACGGCAGCAAGGTGGCAACTTTCGCCGGTCTCACGCGCGATCCCGCCGAGTTTGCGGCTTTCCTTCAGCGAGCCCAGGCACCTCAAGGGAAGTGA
- a CDS encoding redoxin domain-containing protein, which translates to MKYESGTVAMAANDFVNAAAGFRQAVELDPDFYLAHRDFIYASKRAAMLAEETEEEKRIPATIKTASGGLIGKKTRAIPMGGGPATKELLALYAELDKQYPGKAAIQWAIAETIIGSDKAKSAELLQKALQLDPNFAPAYKTLAVLAYKEPETRRGYLRKAAEVDPNDPETALDLAQEQQSDRTAYRAALEDVIARFPKDRITYSALLSLVRQADNGREKMQYLERVWKAFPDEKTIGFNWTMKDLFALFAEYEPEKTLPLAKAMGEAFDDDEWKTMAAFQRTILNAKSLVAEKKYAVAAKLLSKLSVPFGLNATSYYLLRAEAESAGAPAQGYKHLAEVAAKSPNDALNSALESYGAKMGKTPEEVQQDVWAIRMAKSVPFKEFELSDYEGKKVSLADHRGKVVLVNFWYPGCGPCLAEFPYIQQALQKFSSRGFTILAINTKPDEDNKVKDIMKKYDFIPLKSPHGKWAQETYKVTGTPANFLLDGQGRVIFRPFIHDSQSLRVFEREIEELLGRDKPKTMQSIPMQMSAPAVAK; encoded by the coding sequence TTGAAATACGAGAGCGGCACTGTAGCGATGGCTGCGAATGACTTCGTGAATGCCGCTGCTGGTTTCCGCCAGGCTGTTGAACTTGACCCTGACTTCTACCTGGCGCATCGCGATTTCATCTACGCGAGCAAGCGTGCGGCCATGTTAGCGGAGGAAACAGAAGAGGAGAAGCGCATCCCCGCGACGATCAAGACGGCCAGTGGAGGCCTGATAGGTAAGAAAACTCGGGCCATTCCAATGGGTGGCGGCCCCGCAACGAAAGAACTGCTCGCGTTGTATGCGGAATTGGATAAGCAGTATCCCGGCAAGGCTGCCATTCAGTGGGCAATTGCTGAGACCATAATCGGAAGCGACAAGGCGAAGAGCGCGGAACTCCTTCAAAAGGCGTTGCAACTGGATCCAAACTTTGCTCCCGCCTACAAAACACTCGCGGTCCTCGCTTATAAGGAGCCGGAAACACGCCGCGGTTATCTGAGGAAAGCTGCTGAAGTCGACCCCAACGATCCCGAAACGGCGCTCGACCTGGCGCAGGAGCAGCAATCGGATCGGACCGCGTACCGCGCTGCGCTGGAAGACGTGATCGCGCGTTTTCCGAAAGACAGGATCACGTACTCCGCACTGCTTTCACTGGTGCGTCAAGCCGATAATGGCCGCGAGAAAATGCAGTACTTAGAACGCGTTTGGAAGGCGTTCCCGGACGAGAAGACTATCGGTTTCAACTGGACCATGAAGGATCTGTTTGCCCTGTTTGCGGAATACGAGCCGGAAAAGACGCTGCCGCTGGCAAAAGCCATGGGTGAAGCGTTCGATGATGACGAATGGAAAACCATGGCGGCGTTTCAGAGAACCATACTGAACGCGAAGTCTCTCGTGGCAGAAAAGAAATATGCCGTGGCTGCCAAGCTGTTGAGTAAATTGTCCGTTCCTTTCGGTCTGAACGCCACCTCCTATTATCTTCTGCGGGCCGAAGCGGAAAGTGCCGGCGCGCCGGCGCAAGGCTATAAGCACCTAGCTGAGGTTGCTGCAAAGTCACCCAATGACGCATTGAACTCGGCGCTGGAAAGCTACGGCGCAAAGATGGGCAAGACCCCCGAAGAAGTCCAGCAAGACGTATGGGCCATCCGGATGGCAAAGTCGGTCCCCTTCAAAGAATTCGAGTTGAGTGACTATGAGGGAAAGAAGGTGTCGCTTGCGGATCACCGTGGCAAAGTTGTCCTGGTGAACTTCTGGTATCCCGGCTGCGGTCCCTGCCTGGCTGAGTTTCCATACATCCAGCAGGCTCTTCAGAAGTTCAGCTCGCGGGGATTCACCATCCTCGCTATCAACACCAAGCCGGATGAAGACAACAAGGTGAAGGACATAATGAAGAAGTATGACTTCATACCCTTGAAGTCTCCTCATGGCAAATGGGCTCAGGAGACCTATAAAGTGACGGGCACTCCGGCGAACTTCCTGCTGGATGGCCAGGGGCGGGTGATCTTCCGGCCGTTTATTCACGATAGCCAGTCGCTGCGCGTTTTCGAGCGTGAGATTGAGGAGTTGCTTGGACGCGACAAGCCCAAGACGATGCAATCAATTCCAATGCAGATGTCGGCTCCGGCTGTCGCTAAGTAG
- a CDS encoding redoxin family protein, with protein sequence MTTQSNGRRLLMRIVLVFLLMICVRLIVQAAEGTSVSEAKTSYEKGEEFRKTGDSEKAIAEFRRAIEADFNFENAHNEFIKTTRAARREQRLKLAEAAKKGTNKENTAVDTTPGPEVRFGATELGPIYQQWIMQHPDLATLRWALGKVYEPFDKNRADELFREAIAKDPKFVSGYIDLGVLWAFRDETTKAREYFKKAIELKPEDTSLLISYARTLRRDLPEYRKYLQEIITRNPKTKIAVTATSMLASSFEGDVVAQVEIYERSRREYGPLKLSNLQFPMLELFDIYAKSDPEKALALVHDLEQWFPKDADIKKLSEFQKGIVEAKQMLASSQAKKAFAKLETLKPPPGPATQLHLLKAQAVAQSKGMRQAYDLLAGIVAKNPDLLLNSALLDYGKKLGLTESQIEDELWRTRSSNSNPFKPFELISYADGKPVKLSDYRGRVVLVNFWFPSCGFCREEFPYLQKVLNKYKSRGFEVLAINTTRDEDAEVVPLMEKNGYTFLTLKPPPSPNWVRNTYNISAAPMNFLLDAEGRVIFQPGLHDPETQRILELEVETLLMHAGDAAANKK encoded by the coding sequence GTGACGACTCAATCGAATGGACGCAGGCTGCTGATGAGGATCGTGCTTGTCTTCCTGCTCATGATCTGCGTTCGCCTGATAGTGCAGGCAGCGGAAGGGACCTCCGTTTCAGAAGCCAAGACGAGCTATGAAAAGGGAGAAGAGTTTCGAAAAACCGGAGATTCGGAGAAAGCGATAGCTGAGTTTCGCCGTGCTATCGAAGCCGATTTCAACTTTGAAAATGCTCATAACGAATTCATAAAGACTACCCGCGCCGCGCGGCGGGAGCAGCGGCTAAAGCTGGCGGAAGCCGCGAAAAAGGGAACTAATAAGGAGAATACGGCGGTTGACACGACGCCTGGCCCGGAAGTGCGCTTCGGGGCGACCGAACTCGGTCCTATCTATCAACAATGGATCATGCAGCACCCAGATCTGGCGACACTCCGGTGGGCGCTTGGCAAAGTGTACGAGCCATTTGATAAGAACAGGGCGGACGAGCTTTTCCGGGAAGCTATCGCAAAAGATCCGAAGTTTGTCAGTGGCTATATCGACCTAGGCGTATTGTGGGCATTCCGGGACGAGACGACAAAGGCTAGGGAGTATTTCAAGAAAGCGATTGAACTCAAACCGGAGGACACCTCTCTTCTTATTAGCTATGCCCGCACCCTGCGCCGTGATCTGCCTGAATACCGCAAGTACCTGCAAGAAATCATCACGCGCAATCCGAAGACCAAAATCGCGGTTACCGCGACCAGTATGCTTGCAAGCAGCTTCGAGGGCGATGTTGTTGCGCAGGTTGAAATTTACGAACGCAGTCGAAGGGAATACGGACCGCTTAAGCTCTCCAACTTGCAGTTCCCAATGCTTGAGTTGTTCGATATCTACGCAAAGAGCGATCCAGAAAAGGCGCTGGCACTTGTCCACGACCTTGAGCAGTGGTTCCCGAAGGATGCGGATATAAAGAAGTTGAGTGAATTCCAAAAGGGAATTGTTGAAGCGAAACAAATGCTCGCCAGCAGCCAAGCCAAAAAGGCTTTCGCGAAGCTGGAAACTCTCAAGCCTCCGCCGGGCCCTGCGACTCAACTCCATCTATTAAAGGCGCAAGCAGTCGCACAAAGCAAGGGAATGCGACAGGCCTATGACCTGCTTGCCGGCATAGTGGCAAAGAATCCCGACCTTCTTTTGAACAGTGCTCTGCTCGATTACGGAAAGAAGTTGGGCTTGACCGAGTCGCAGATCGAGGACGAACTGTGGCGCACTCGCAGCAGCAACTCCAATCCGTTCAAACCGTTTGAGCTTATTTCCTATGCGGATGGAAAACCGGTCAAATTGTCAGACTACCGCGGCCGAGTGGTACTGGTTAACTTCTGGTTTCCGAGCTGCGGGTTCTGCCGTGAAGAATTTCCCTATCTCCAGAAGGTGCTGAATAAGTACAAGTCCCGTGGCTTTGAGGTGCTTGCCATCAATACCACGCGGGACGAAGACGCCGAAGTGGTGCCGCTGATGGAAAAGAACGGCTACACATTCTTAACGCTGAAGCCGCCGCCTTCTCCAAACTGGGTGCGCAATACTTACAATATTTCGGCCGCGCCAATGAATTTCTTGCTGGATGCGGAAGGTCGCGTGATCTTTCAGCCAGGTCTCCACGATCCGGAAACACAGAGGATTTTGGAACTCGAGGTTGAAACTCTATTGATGCATGCTGGCGACGCAGCGGCTAATAAAAAGTAG